The genomic window TCTTTTGCCCCTATTTGTGATAAAAAACACCAAATCACCCCTTTGTAGCTTGGCTTTTTGTATCAAATCTCCGCTGTGATATTGCTCATAAGAGGAGCGAGGTAACACTATACCATTGAGTTTATAAACTGCGCTTGTTAACCCACTGCAGTCAAATCCAGCCTCCGAAGTCCCACCCCATTTATAAGGCACACCTAAATATTGATGTGCGCTCTCCACGATATCTTCACGCACACCTTTGCTTTTTTGTGTCTTTGATTTGGATTTTTTGTTGATAGCGTATTTTTGCGGAGAAACAATAAAAAAATCCCCTATTAAGCCACTTTTGTGGTATTTTTGCGCATTCTCCCTAGCAATCTCTATGCTTTGGTAATTGCCAAAGCGCACTTTATATAAGCCATTCTCTTTAAATAAAAACGCATCAAGTCCCTTGTCATTGAGTGAATCCACATAATTTCCTGCATTTTCCACATTATTAAAGCTCCCTACCTGCACACTATAAGAAAGTGCTTTTGGCTCACCTAAAGACGCACAAGAGGCAAAAAATAAAGCGAATAATACATAAATGAAAGCTTTTTTCATCATTTTAATCCTTTCTTTTTCTAAACATAGTACATTGTTGTGTTTTCTTGTCTCGCAAAATTTTAACACTTTTTCTTTTTGCTTTCTAAAACAATTCTGGGCTTAAGAATCTTAGCCCCAAAGATACCCAGCTCTGCCCTCCTTTAAAGGCATTACCATAAGTGCCATCGAGCTGAATCCTATCCTGTAAGAGCCAGATTCTAAGCCCAATTTGAAATTTCAAATCATCTGTGCGCTCATAGAGACCTTCGCCTAAAACCCATAACCTTTGGGATACCTGCTGCTCTAATCCTAAGCCGATATGATAAATATGCGGCTCATTTTCGTTGCGCTTCAATCGGTAGCCAAAGTTTGAATGTAAAAGCAGAGTGTTATCCAAAAATGCTGCGCTCACAGGTAAATAGATATAATGGTCGTTGCGATATTTAGAATACAAAAAATTATAGGTATTGCCTATTACCACGCCGTAGGCATATCCTTTTTCTTCTAAATCGTTAAAAATCTTTTTTGCGCCCATTACAAGCTGCTGTGTTCTAAATCTCTCCTCTATACCATTTATGGGGGCATTACTTATCATTACGCCCATACTAATTTCAAGATTCCAAAACATATTGCAGCCCGGTACTGCCCAATACTCGCCTATTGTGCCATCATATAACCCCCAAGTTTCCAGCTGACAGGAGCGTTTATCCACCACGCGTGCATCATCGGTAATCATAGGGCGCGCTGCATAAACCACACCTAAACTCCATAGCAACACAACACAGATTCTAAAAAACATCTTGCCCCCTCAAAAGGTTGTGAGATTTTATAGAATCTTATAGCTAAAAGTTTTAAACACTCCCATTAAAAATTCTCTCCAAACCAACTTGCCACATCACTGCGTATAGTTTGTCGCAACTGAATTCCAGCAATAAAATCATCTTTGAGCGCCTTACTTAAAAGACTTAAAGCACCATTGCGAAATTTGCTTAAATAAGGGTGATCAATCTGCGCCCAATCTCCTAAAAACACTATCTTGCTTCCCTCGCCTATGCGTGTGCCAATAAGCTTAATTGTCGCATTTGAGGCATTTTGCACTTCATCAAAAATTACAAATTTATTGCCAATACTAATACCGCGCGCGTGAGCTATATCTACTACTTCAATCTTATGCTTTTGCAAAAAGTATTCTGTCGCATCTTGCTTTTGCACACCATTGACCTCGCCGCGATACTCAATACGTTTTGCCAAAGACTGCTCTTGTAGTTTATCGATGGTGAAATTAATCGCACCATAAAGTGGATACATAAAATAACCGAGTTTTTGCCCCTCATCACCCTTGCGATAGCCAAGCTCTGCTTCTTTATCATTTGCAGTAATAGTGTTACGCATATATACTATACCATCGACCACGCCATTTTTTACTAATGTAATTCCAGCTTGAAGCGCAATAAGCGTTTTTCCACTTCCTGTTGAACCTGTGGCAATTGTAAGGTTATTTTGTGGGTATGTAAGCAGGGCATAGAGCATTTTTTGCTCGAGATTTATAGGCATAATATAGGGCTGATGAAGTTTTAGAATCTCATCAAGTTTTAGCTCTATAAACTCCTGTCCCACTTTCAAGCCAAAAGTTTTTTTGCCTGTTTTATACAGCGCACTATCGGTATTATCAAGTTCATCGACTTGTATCAAGCTCC from Helicobacter typhlonius includes these protein-coding regions:
- a CDS encoding NlpC/P60 family protein; this translates as MMKKAFIYVLFALFFASCASLGEPKALSYSVQVGSFNNVENAGNYVDSLNDKGLDAFLFKENGLYKVRFGNYQSIEIARENAQKYHKSGLIGDFFIVSPQKYAINKKSKSKTQKSKGVREDIVESAHQYLGVPYKWGGTSEAGFDCSGLTSAVYKLNGIVLPRSSYEQYHSGDLIQKAKLQRGDLVFFITNRGKRVNHVGIYIGDNEFIHAPSRGKVVSKARLDSNYWNKAYKGARSYIK
- a CDS encoding PhoH family protein, with the translated sequence MSGKSYLLDTSIILDDTQNIVYLWQDSQNALFIAEVVIEELDKKKDLQNETGFFAREFFRCINSDSDETSQEILNHSADITISQNPQSHLTHSYVAKSTATPHIRANNIGSANPNHNGVQGNTAQDYMQTIYFRLGDMSIPLTLIYRSTYKIKPQEHSYNDSKLIEIAKDYRLTLLTNDISLKVRAQTQGISAQSLFRDKVENPNDIDFWAYFEIHKDEPSTKLKELEDFMNLTQWSLIQVDELDNTDSALYKTGKKTFGLKVGQEFIELKLDEILKLHQPYIMPINLEQKMLYALLTYPQNNLTIATGSTGSGKTLIALQAGITLVKNGVVDGIVYMRNTITANDKEAELGYRKGDEGQKLGYFMYPLYGAINFTIDKLQEQSLAKRIEYRGEVNGVQKQDATEYFLQKHKIEVVDIAHARGISIGNKFVIFDEVQNASNATIKLIGTRIGEGSKIVFLGDWAQIDHPYLSKFRNGALSLLSKALKDDFIAGIQLRQTIRSDVASWFGENF